Genomic segment of Pseudomonadota bacterium:
AGCGCCCAGCGCATGGTCGACGCGTGCTTCGCGCACTACGGCTGGGTCACGCCAGACGAGCCCGTGAACTATCTGCTCTACACCTACGAGACGAATCCGGGTGACGCCCTGGGCACCGCCTACACCGACAACTTCCTCTGCAAGTACGCGCCGGTGAACCGCACCTTCGCGGCCCTGCGCTTCACCTCGCCCACCACGCACGAGTTCGACTTCTTCGGCACCGTTGAACGGCTCCGCGACTACGCCCGCGAGGGTCTGCCGGTGCGCATCTTCGGCTACCCCGCCTTCCTGTGGTTCACCCTCGAGCGCATGCGCGCCCTTGGCCTCCCCTCGCTCGCCCTCGACCCCCGCTCGCTCATCTTCCTGGGCGGCGGCTGGAAGGGTCACGCCGACAAGCAGATCAGCAAATCTGAGCTCTGCGCACGGGTGACCGAGCAGCTCGGCATCCCGGACGAGCGCATCCGCGACGGCTACGGCTCGGTCGAGCACTGCGTGCCCTACGTCGAGTGCCCCCGCCATCGCTTTCACGTGCCGGTGTGGTCACGGGTTCTGGTGCGCGACGTCGAGACCCTCACGCCCCTGCCGCATGGCCAGACAGGCTTTCTCAACTTCGTGTCGCCCTACATCACCTCTGTGCCCGCCAACTCGGTGCTCATGGGCGATCTCGCCACCCTTCACCGTCCTGAGGAATGCGGATGCGGACTCGTCACCGACTGGTTCGAGGTCGTGGGGCGCGCCGGCACCTCGAAGAACCGCAGCTGCGCCGTGGCGGCCGCCGAGCTG
This window contains:
- a CDS encoding acyl-protein synthase; its protein translation is DHAFVAAMRAVIDWHRDRCDFYRALLASRGFTSDCLRDIGDLARIPPIHANFFKTHEVTSVPRDQIAVHLTSSGTTGQKSQIFFDAWSIGSAQRMVDACFAHYGWVTPDEPVNYLLYTYETNPGDALGTAYTDNFLCKYAPVNRTFAALRFTSPTTHEFDFFGTVERLRDYAREGLPVRIFGYPAFLWFTLERMRALGLPSLALDPRSLIFLGGGWKGHADKQISKSELCARVTEQLGIPDERIRDGYGSVEHCVPYVECPRHRFHVPVWSRVLVRDVETLTPLPHGQTGFLNFVSPYITSVPANSVLMGDLATLHRPEECGCGLVTDWFEVVGRAGTSKNRSCAVAAAELLKEKS